ttttaatacatcaaaatatatatgtttctttactctaatttagtttatacttttttctttataattttataaaattatccaTGCATTACACAAACAACTTACTAGTTTTATGTAATGAatgttttctttctcaaaaaaaaaaaaaaaaaaaaccaatgacataaattatttcttaaaaaaaattgaataaatgattatttttttaaaactggTTTTCGTAAAtatatgttattaaaaaaaaaagcaaaattttcGACTAAAAGCCCCAGAACCATTCATATCACGCCACGTCTGAACAACAGTTTCCCTCCAGTTAACTTCTTACTATAATTACTTTTCTACTCATTCCGTACAGTTTCTCCGTCCCCTTCACTCGCGCTCGAATGCGATCATCGTGACTCACCTCGACTCACTGAGTCATGAAGTGCCGATCCGTGGCTTGCATATGGTCAGCCACGCCTCCGTCTCACCGAGTCACCGCCACGGCGGTGCTCGACTCTCCTCCGACTCTCTACACCGGCGGATCCGATGGCTCTATCATTTGGTGGAACCTCTCCTCCACCGAGTCCAACCCGGTAACTCAACTCGCTCCTCTTCAAAAATTTTCCTTTCTATCATTACTCTTTGTTTTTTCGCTCACAACCTTTTGTTAAAATCACTGAACCAAAAATTTTAGCTGAATTGCACTAATTTTGCactaaaataattcaaatggatttttttttttggttttgaaatgcGGTTCTGTTTGTTTGCTGAGAAAATGtagtaataattaaaatttcaattttagcttGCGTCCTCTTCATTCGCTTTCTATCATTACTCGTTGTTTTTCGCTCACCACCTCTGATACAAAACTTTTAACTGAATCACACAAATTATGTTCTAATATAGTTGgaatggattttttattttggttttgaaatgCGGTTCTGTTTGTTTGCTGAGAAAATTTAGTAatatagttaaaattttaattgtagtTAGCTTCCTTTTAATTTACTTTCTTGCATTACTCATTGTTTGTTAAAATCACTGAACCAAAACTTTTAGCTGAATCGCACAAATTAAGTTCTAATATAATTCgaatggatttttgttttggttttgaaatgTGGTTCTGTGTGCTTGCTGAGAAAATGTTGTAATTAGttaaattttccattttaatgtgtggcattttctcagcaaccaaacataaGCTTCAGTTTGGAATTTGTGTTAGTCTAGTGCTATTCTTAGATTTGagcaaattttctttttttcaaccACAGTACTTGGCTGGTTTAAAttcttgtttatttaaaaataattttgtttctctataatttatagaaaatataaaaaaaccaGATTTTTCTTCCAGCAAAATTGGTCATGGCCTAATGTGATAACTTTTCATTTGGAACAGGAAATTACACCAATAGCTATGTTGTGTGGCCATGCTGCACCCATAGCTGATCTCGGGACTTGTTATCCTGTTGTGGCGTTTGGAAATGAGAAGAAAGACTCTTTGAGTAATGGTGGGGGGAACTCTACTTCTGGTTATTATGGTGCGTTAATCAGTGCGTGCACTGAtggtgtgttgtgtgtgtggagCAGAAGCAGTGGGCATTGCAGACGAAGGAGGAGATTGCCACCTTGGGTAGGTAGTCCATCCATGGTTCGAACATTGCCTTCGAATGCAAGATATGTATGCATTGGCTGTTCTTTTGTAGACACTGTCCATGCGTCTGGTCATCATTCCACTGACTCTGCAGAAGGAGGTGAAGTGTCAGTGGATAGAGTGTCTCAGCAGAGAAAACCACCGAAGTGTACTGTAGTAGTTGTTGATACATATACCCTTACAATTGTCCAAACTGTTTTTCATGGGAATTTATCTATTGGCTCGTTGAAGTTTATGGCTGTAGTTCCACCCACTGAGCATAGAGAGAAACATTCTGTAGTCATGGGTGATTCTTCTGGTAGATTGCAATTGGTTTCGATATTAAAGGATCCCCACCGAGATGGGGAGGTTGGGACTGGTTTACATAAAAGTTCTTCTCAGTCAGGAATGACTGTTTGGGCAGATGAATTGAGTGAGGGCGGACAGGTTTTGTCAATTGCAACCTGTGGAGATGTTATCGCTTTTGTTTTGCAAAACCGATGTGTATTTAGGCTGTTAGCCAGTGGTACTACAATTGGAGAGATTTCTTTTGAGGACAATTTCATTTGTCTAGAAAGCAAGTCAGCTCAATCTCATGTCATAGGGGGAATGTTTCTTGAAAGTGAAGATTTTGGGAGTGAGCTGAACAACGATGAactaaatgaattattttctaaaaaattttccGTGTGGAATAATAAAGGTTGTGCAGTTGTGTATACAATATCTTTTTCAAATAGCATATTCAAAAGTGAGCTACTTTGTGAGATCCCTTCCACTTCTCATCCCCATGATGTAAGATTGTCAGTTTGTTTAATTCAATTGAACCGCTATCTTCTTCGCATTGACTCACTTTGCTTTGGTGTTGAAGAACCTTTACAGTGGAAACCACACATCACATTCTGGTCACTACATTCAGATCATGATGACCATGGAAAATTGTGCTTGCAATGCAGAATGCTTGGAGAAAGTAGTTTTTTTGTTGATTGGATTGCAAACTCTACTCCACTTCAAGAAATTGAGGGCCCTGCTGGTAGGAAGAATGAGTCAAGTTCTAAGCAATCTTCTGGTTCAAGTTCAACAAGTGTTAATAATATACACGAAGATGATTATAATTATGGCTGTGCGCATAAGGGACAGATTGTATCTTCTTCCATGGTTATTTCGGAAAATCTCTTTGCACCTTATGGTATTGTGTATGGCTTCTTTAGTGGGGAAATAGAGGTTGTAAGACTTGATTTGTTCCATGGACTTAATTCTCATGGTAATAGTCCACAATGTGCAGTGAGTTCAAATGTATCCAGGCAATATTTTCTAGGGCACTCAGGTGCTGTATTGTGTTTGGCAGCACATCGAATGGTGGGTACTCGCAAAGGATGGAGTTTCAATCAGGTTTTAGTGTCTGGAAGCATGGACTGCACTGTTCGTATATGGGATCTTGACACAGGAAATATCATTATGGTAATGCACCAACATGTGGCTCCAGTGTGCCAAATAATTCTTCCTCCATCTCGGACTGACCGCCCTTGGAGTGATTGCTTCCTTTCTGTTGGGGAGGACTCATGTGTTGCTCTTGCTTCTCTTGAGACTTTGCGGGTTGAGAGAATATTTCCCGGACACCCCAGCTGTCCTGCTAAAGTTGTATGGGATGGTGTAAGAGGTTATATTGCATGCCTCTGCCGAAACCATTCAGGAACATCTGATGCCGATGATGTTCTATATATTTGGGATGTAAAGTCTGGCGCCAGGGAGCGGGTTCTTCGTGGGACTGCTTCTCATTCAATGTTTGATCATTTCTGTAAAGGCATCAGCTTGAATTCCTTATATGGCACTGTATTGAATGGAAATACCTCAGTTTCCTTATTAAATCTTCCAATAATTGACGATGGAAGCTTTTCTCCttctaatttaaataataaagagaagttggTTACTTCATCAAATGTGGTGCCAGGTATTACAAATATAACTGAGCCCAATACTTTCCAAGCAAATGTTAGTAAAGGAATTTCTGTAAAACCATATTTAACCACTCAATCAATCCTTCAAAGCATCAAGCCTTCCATCAAATGCTATTGTCCATTCCCTGGAATTGCAACTCTGAGTTTTGACCTTGGATTGTTGATGTTTCCCTGTCAGAAGCGTGAATCCGCTGCTAATGGCAATGATAAGGCAGATAATACCAATGTGGAGGAACAGGTTACTGAAAGACCAAGCCCAAGCCACATTAATATGGATGATGGTTCTGATATACATGGAAGCTTGACTGATTCTATGGAAGAACTTGACTGGATTAGATCACTTGAAGAATGTTTACTTCGATTTAGCTTGTCATTTTTACACTTGTGGAATGTAGATTGTGAGCTTGATAATTTACTTATAACTGACATGAAGCTAAAGAGGCCGGAGAATCTTATTGTAGCTTCCGGTTTGCTTGGGGACAAAGGGTCTTTGACGTTGACATTTCCTGGTTTGAGTTCTATTCTCGAGGTATTTTGGATGAACTGTTTTAAATGTTGGGAAATGTTTTATTGTTTGGTTCCTTCCACTTTTTCCTGAGACATTGAAAACAATATTTCAGCTTTGGAAATCTTCATCTGAATTTTGTGCAATGAGATCATTGACAATAGTGTCCCTTGCCCAACGCATGATTAGCTTGTCTCACTCTGGCTCTGCTGCTAGTAGGTAATACAAAGGTTCCATACACTGCATTATATAATTTCTATTAGACTTATTATTCCTCATCCTGTTCAgttattcattttttagttgCAATATTGCTGGAAATTTGTGTAGGAAAGGTAAGAATGTCAGAAATTTTGAAATAgctaaaaatgataaagaaaattaaCTAGCTCAATTTTGGCTGATATCTGAAGAGGTTTGTGgacaattttcaattaaaagaaTTGTAGGTTTGTAATCTCTTTGGCCATCTGGATATGAATATGTTCTTTAAATCAAGTTATTGTCTTGTCTACTGGGCAATTGTTGACTCCAAATGGtgagcaatatatatatttttttactcaaagAAAACTTCAAATGAAGATTAGGTATATTTCATTCAGTTGACCTTAGGCCTAGCTGACCTTTTACTTTAAAGGAAGCCTGATACTAAGGTTGTCCTCGGCAGTAGAATAACTGTAATTATGGTGCTCAATTTTAATtcctttatttccttttctagGTTATTAGTGTAGCAATGTTCTCTCTAAATgttgatcatgccaactgagcATTTTCTCTGGTCTTTTTATTCCCTGTATAATCATTGTTTTCCCTTAGAAGTAATGTAGACTagttatacatatttttattgcTAATTTTTCAACATAATGGGTATTATTTGCAGTGCTTTAGCAGCATTCTATACTAggaattttgcagaaaaatatCCAGATATGAAGCCACCCTTACTCCAGGTTCTATCTTGTGCTAATGCTTTTGTTATTCTATATTCCTGATCTGAACCTAATATTGTGTGAAATTGATTTAGTAAATATAAGACAAATATTCTTGATGTTTTTACATTCTATCCAAGGGAGGCTCGTTTTTTATTAGTCCAGCCTTAATAATGTTGTTACCTTAAGAAAGCAACAAAActactttattttcttaataatgTATCACATTATTTGAACTACTCACTTAGGCTGATGTCAGATCTGAACGAACTCCTATCAAGGAACAAGGTCATTAAATTGTGTTAACTAAATTACTAATCGGGATTTCCCTTCCTGATGTTCTAGTGGTGATGAGTACCTGAAAagcttatattttttaacaactgTTTTGATTTGCTGTCAGGCACAGGATTCATACATAATAGGATTCTTCTCTGTGTATATAAATGGCTTCTTACCTGGTTTTTGTCTAACCAGAGGGTACAGAAGCATTCTATATTTTTGTAGTAATTTCACctgataatttattataagcAATTAGATAACATGTGATGCAGATATATCTTCGAAAGTATATACTGATTTTTAGTCCTCACTGTACACATCTGATACATTTGGTAGCTGAGAAGATTGCGATGTAGAAACAAGACTTAAAATTCTAAAACCATTGTTCCTGGTCTGAGTTCTCCCCAACCAAACATagcattaaataaaattagtagTTCAGTGAATTGCAAAACTCCAGGTAAGGTTTAATTACATTTTATATGTGTATTAACAGGATGGAATCCTGACAGCCTGGTATCAGTTTTTTCAAATACCTAACATTTATCCTAATGACCTTcataaataactttttaattattaaaaaaacatttatccTTGTTAGAAGTATgttgttaaatgattaaatttaccataacccaatagcttaagcttttaggaTAATCAGTATTtcaacatggtatcagagcaggagGTCCTAAGTTCTATCCCCTTGTCTCCTCCATTCTACCTCCCATATAAAACCCCATGTGTTGGGCTTCACCTATTAAAAGGGAGTTTGAGCCCACACGTTGGGGGGAGTATTAGAAGtgtgtggttaaatgattaaatttaccatatctcaATAGCTTAAGCTTCTGggacaatcagtaatttaacaaTCCTAATATCTGGTGAGAAATCATGTGTGTTTCATTGTTCTAGTATTCTGTAAGATAATATGAGAAAAATGACTTCAAGCTGAGCTAGTGGCATGGCTGAATAGACCAGTTagttttggttaattttaagttatttatttcttattctCTGTTTTACAGCTTTTGGTGAGTTTCTGGCAAGATGAAAGCGAACACATACGTATGGCTGCTCGTTCTTTATTCCACTGTGCTGCTTCACGGGCAATTCCACTTCCTCTACAGAGTCAAAAAGCAACTGATCAAGCAAATATGAACTCTCTAATTGGAACCAGAGAAAATGAACATGACAAATTAAACATAGAAGGAACATCTGCTAACGGATCGCATTCTGACCAGCTGCTGGAAACACAAGGGATATCTCAAGTTGAGGAATCTAAGATACTTGCTTGGCTAGAATCATTTGAAATGCAAGACTGGATTTCATGTGTAGGAGGAATGAGCCAAGATGCAATGACTTCTCATATTATTGTTGCAGCAGCATTGTCTATTTGGTATCCCAGCCTTGTCAAGCCAAATCTTGCCATGCTGGTTGTTCATCCATTAGTGAAATTGGTTATGGCAATGAATGGGAAATATAGTTCTACTGCAGCAGAGCTCCTTGCAGAAGGCATGGAAAGTACATGGAAAGCTTGCCTTGGTTCTGAAATACCTCGTTTGGTTGGAGATATATTCTTCCAAATAGAGTGTGTTAGTAGTCCATCAGCGAACTCAGCTGCACAGAATCCAGTTATACCAGTTGCCATTCGGGAAATTTTGGTTGAGATTCTTCTTCCAAGTTTAGCACTGGCTGATATACCaggatttttaacttttatagaGAGCCAAGTCTGGTCTACAGCATCCGATTCACCTGTTCATTTGGTATCCCTGATGACACTCATCAGGGTTATCCGTGGTTCTCCAAGAAGCTTAGCTCAGTACCTTGATAAGGTTTGTATGGCCAATTCCAATTGAGCAGCAAATAGTCCATgtgtttttgttatatttttttggtggagtggggggggggggggattaaAATGATGAAATCTTAAATTCATGACATCATgcaaaattatagaaaattcaGCATTGTGTGTAGCAGCATAAAGGCGGCATGGGTTATGCCATTAATGTTCTTGATTTATGGCTTTGAGATCTGTAAGATTTAGTATGTCAGGTTGGAATGCTGATGATAGGATTTGGGGCCTCTATATGAGTCATTTTATATATTGCTTTACATATCTAGGCCTCTTAGTTTGTTGACATGTATCCTATTCTTTCCATGTTAAGATAATTACATTAAGAGTCATGATATATTGTTTTGTATGTGCTTATGTATATGTACTCAGTTATAACTGCTGAACGAATAATTTCAGTaatcatctttttattttgttttgtgtttgtttcaaATCTTTTAGGGAAGTTTGTGTCATAACTGCTTGTTGCTTCACACACTTGGTTTTTACTCAAATATTTTATCTGTGGGTTCATGCTTCTATCACTTtccattttattattgttattacttGATTGGTGGTGACTGATCCAATTTCACAGGCTATCAAGGTTTGTTGTAGTCCACAAAAGTTAACACCCTCGCTGATccctgtttttttttaatctgtcTATTGCAGTTATTCACAATGCTGAGGAATATTTTActtctcttaaatttaaatcaGTTTTCACGAccgaaaaatattgtttttgagtcaatatgaatttatatatgACATTTGGACAGATTTGCAGGTGGTTAACTTCATTTTACAAACTATGGACCCTAGCAATTCTGTCATGCGTAAAACTTGCTTTCAAAGTTCAATGACAGCCTTAAAGGAAGTTGCACGTGCATTCCCTATGGTAGCCTTGAATGATACATGGACCAGATTGGCTATTGGGGATGTGATTGGAGAGCTCAACAATGCTAGCATTCGGGTATATGATGTGCAAAGGTACTAGGAGAACCAATAAAACCTTTTCCATTTAAATGAATGCACAAATGGGACTAACAGTGTTGGGTTATTAAATATGTCAGACCTTCCAGCATGTTATCAAAAATCCCTtgcatcccccccccccctccaacacaaaaaataaaagcaaaaagaaatacACAAGCATTAATGGACaaccatttaattttttagttttcgAGCATGGGAAAAAGCCTAATGGAGCAGTGCCACTTGGAGGTACAAGGCCTACAGGTCATGATCTTCTTTTCCTGGAGGCCAGGCAATGACAGTATCTGGGGAGTCAGGAAAGGAACTTGGGAAGCTGATGCTATATTTTTGAGGTcctattaattataattaactCTAAAATTGGAGAAAAACCCATGCATATAGTACTCTGTTTAGGTGATTAAGTATTAATTAGCTTCCAAGTTGGTGCATATGttatcaaattaattatttttttatacaataaattGTCTGTTGGGgtcatatttaataaaaaaagacttaTTCTTCAtatacaacaataacaacaaagccttagtcccaaaatttgggGTCGGCTATGCATCCTTGACAGATCAATTCTTCATATACATGgcacaaatttattttaaatgacttttgatctttaatttttctcaatacAAGCAAGAATTTCTTCTTCCTGACACCCTTGGAGTTTagttttatatttcttatgtactttatatgtttttctttaaCTGTTTCAGTCATCTTGCTTCTTGTATTTCTTTTCAAAGATTATGGAAGAGAacaattgtttcaattttttgtgtctTTGACTTCCAATGTAGTGTGATGAAAATCAAAGTTTTGGATGCAATTGGACCTCCTGGACTTCCAACTTTGCTTGCAACAGCATCAGAAACGGTGGTAACTACTGCAATTTCAGCTTTGAGCTTTTCGCCAGATGGAGAGGTACTTAATTATTTGCTGATAGACTCTAGAAACACAAATTTTCCTTTTCATGCTTTTTCATAATACAATGACCAAACTTATTTTTCTCTGTAGCATCTTTATTTCTGCATGTATTCACTTGGCagataattaaaataagattTATTAAGAGTGGCAATGTCCAAACAAACCTGGTAACCAACCTGATTTAGAAGGTTTGGTCTTTATTCTGGATCTGACTGACCAATGCCAACCCagtttgcttttttctttttttcttttttttttttaaaaagaaaatttttagtcttttcattttttgtttggagATCTCTATGATGTTAAGTGCCATTATATTGTAGTTTAAATAATTGTGGGTTAGCAGGTTTAGTTAGGTTGAGTGATTTTGAACCATTAGTAGAAtaatggttaagtgattaattAACCATTACCAATCAGTGtgtgtttggaaaaaaataaaaagccagtttattttactattttgcttatttttggtactattcatgagtcccactatactatttcagctaacttctacctttatttatagtactttcaacaaaaaaatttcagtttcagcaaaataagcggatcccaaacagaccattaatttaagtttttaggaCAAGTTATTATTTATCATAGGATTAGAGCAAGTGGTCTTAAGTTCAAACCATGTATCCAATCTACTTTCAATTGTAAAGTCATAAATTCCATGTGTTGGGTCCCTGCACATGGAATTTTTAAATTCGTGAAGGGTAGATCTAACACTCCCTTTTACGCGTGGGTCTAGACTCTCTATCAATAGGTGAGACCAACATGTGCAATTTATaacttttaaatgggaggtagattAGGGAAAATTCAAACTCAGGACCACCTGTTCTGACAACATGATAGATTACAACTTGTACCAAGAACTTAAGCTTAAGCTTATAGGAGATGCTAAATCGCTTAACCATTTTTCTAGCATGATCCTTCCCATGTCTACTCCATGGTAGTTTATCTTTTTCTAATAGATTAAATTGGGGCTTAGCACTTATATGGCAGGGGCAAGAATTATTTGTGTTGTGAAATACAcgcaaaataataaaataccaAGCACcagaacacaaaaaaaatttacatggttaGGCTAACTCCAAGCCCACCTCTACTGGCAATGCCAACCAAAGTTCACTATTAATAATAGAAATTACAACCACACAAACTGTCACAAAAAAGGTGCCCTCACTCTAACTCACTAGGCAAAGCTAGTCTTTACCTCTCACAAGACAAAGTTTTGCCTTGTGAGTTAGTTCAAACTTGTTGTATTCTTTTTGttcttaatctttttttcaattcattatttGACTTAGTTTCAACCATGGTATGCGAGCCAGCTGCATTGATCTTATTCACATTTCTAAATAAGGCTTTATTATGCTCTAGCTGTCTAGCATTTATTGTTAATGGATTCTAGTCCTATCTTTTCCAGTTGCCTTCTCCACTGATTTTTTGAATTGGTGAAGTTTAATTTGTATCCTATTAAATGCAGGGGCTGCTTGCTTTTTCCGAGCACGGGTTGATGATCAGATGGTGGTCATTGGGATCTGTATGGTGGGAAAGATTGAGCCGGAATTTTGTTCCTGTGCAATGCACCAAACTGATCTTTGTTCCTCCATGGGAGGGACTCTCACCTAATTCTTCGAGGTTGAGTATCATGGCAAGCATAACGGGAAACGACAGACAGGTCAATTCGCAGGTATTTTTCCTTTGTGTTATCAGTCATGTTGCATTTATAGACATGAATTTTGAAGCTAATACTACAATCTATCCTTAGTCTGTTTGATTATGACTTCTGCCAATAATACTGCCATCTATATATTTTGCATCTATCTGGTTTTGTTGACCCACTAAGGATCACTGCAAGTGTTCCTTGTTGAAGATAATGcctttttatctttctttttgcaGGAGAATGCTAGCAGTGTGAGTCATGCGGACAGTTTGAAACTGTTGATTCATAATCTTGATCTGTCTTATCGGCTAAAATGGGTTGGTGAACGGAAAGTACTTCTTACAGGGCATGGCCACGAGTTGGGCACTTTCCAGTTATAAGCATCATGTCATGTGGATTCTCATGGCCAAGCTCTTGGAAGATTTTCCTCATTTAAGTTTGGAGCCCAATCATATGGCATATTCAGTTCAGTTCTCTTtaccaataatattttttttgggttggtagAGAAAATTCTTCCAAATTTTACCTGCTTGAGACATCTTGCTCTTTAGTTTAATCATTGACATCAAGCTTTTGATGTGCAATTCTGTTTTCCTAGACCGAGTCTTAGAGAAGGGTGTAGATGCACTCTTGCAGCATGAACAATTCAACACATGTATTGATTGTTCAAAGTAGATAGCTGCGGAGGTTGTTATGTATGtatttgattatttgtttttctttggctGGAAAAGATGAAGGGTGATATGCGTGATTCTTAACAGTAGATGACTGAATTAATTAGAATGCACTATTATGTTTACTGATATACTGTAAATTCCTGTTGTAGCCTTTTCCATTTTTAGATGCTTCAGGGAATATCTTGTAAAGATTTTGAAACCGTTGCAGAAGGTTCCACGGGTGGTAAGAAGTATTGTGCAAAACAGGTTGATGGTTTGCTTTGGGTTGAGAAAGAAAAGATGTGTGGAAAGGGGAGATTTGAGAAaaggttttttgggttttgttaatCAGCCCCTCACCTGTGCTCAtagttatataattatataagagTGATATCGCGAGTTTACACGAATACCACTACGGTAAATAGAAAACACTGCTAAGATAAAATGATGACAGTAATTATAACACTCCTCAAACATGCCCAACTTAAAAAGATGGACGTTGAATTAGGCTTGAACTAAATGCCTTGTGAGTAtgtcatctttttttatttgataaattgtGAGAATGTCATCAAAGCGAACTATGGCCACATTAGCATATCTCGAATAAAGTAACAGTATCTCatgtaaaacaaattttttagtgATGAAGATGGAAATTTGATTGTCATAGAACGTTTGCATAGAAAAGTTGGCTTAAGTCATGAAAGGAGAGAAAGAACTCTCAGAAGCAATATATAAGCCATAGCTCAATATTTAGTTTCAGAACTACAACGAGTGATGACATATTACTTTTTATTGTCTTAAGTAACAGTAGTACCTCCGGCAAAGGTACAATAGCAAGATATGGATGGCCAATGAGAATGACTATCAGCCTAGTCAACATCACAAAACCAGTCACATACAGAGAAACAATGGGATTGTGCAATAGTCCTCATCCAAAAGCACCCTTCACATGACACAAGAAATAACAAATAGCTTTTGAGGCAGAGACGGAGGGCGACTCTGCTGCTATGCGGCGGCTCTAGTCTCTGACTCTACTGCTTAACTATtaaggatttttgtttaaaacctCTTAAAGAGATAGgttatttgtttttggtaaaataggttgattgggcttaatttttttttttttagttttattattacttaattttgttgttggactAATTTTTTATGagcttgtatattttattttagatttaatttattaattttttttatagccttTAAAAGGTGG
This genomic stretch from Castanea sativa cultivar Marrone di Chiusa Pesio chromosome 1, ASM4071231v1 harbors:
- the LOC142617704 gene encoding uncharacterized protein LOC142617704 translates to MKCRSVACIWSATPPSHRVTATAVLDSPPTLYTGGSDGSIIWWNLSSTESNPEITPIAMLCGHAAPIADLGTCYPVVAFGNEKKDSLSNGGGNSTSGYYGALISACTDGVLCVWSRSSGHCRRRRRLPPWVGSPSMVRTLPSNARYVCIGCSFVDTVHASGHHSTDSAEGGEVSVDRVSQQRKPPKCTVVVVDTYTLTIVQTVFHGNLSIGSLKFMAVVPPTEHREKHSVVMGDSSGRLQLVSILKDPHRDGEVGTGLHKSSSQSGMTVWADELSEGGQVLSIATCGDVIAFVLQNRCVFRLLASGTTIGEISFEDNFICLESKSAQSHVIGGMFLESEDFGSELNNDELNELFSKKFSVWNNKGCAVVYTISFSNSIFKSELLCEIPSTSHPHDVRLSVCLIQLNRYLLRIDSLCFGVEEPLQWKPHITFWSLHSDHDDHGKLCLQCRMLGESSFFVDWIANSTPLQEIEGPAGRKNESSSKQSSGSSSTSVNNIHEDDYNYGCAHKGQIVSSSMVISENLFAPYGIVYGFFSGEIEVVRLDLFHGLNSHGNSPQCAVSSNVSRQYFLGHSGAVLCLAAHRMVGTRKGWSFNQVLVSGSMDCTVRIWDLDTGNIIMVMHQHVAPVCQIILPPSRTDRPWSDCFLSVGEDSCVALASLETLRVERIFPGHPSCPAKVVWDGVRGYIACLCRNHSGTSDADDVLYIWDVKSGARERVLRGTASHSMFDHFCKGISLNSLYGTVLNGNTSVSLLNLPIIDDGSFSPSNLNNKEKLVTSSNVVPGITNITEPNTFQANVSKGISVKPYLTTQSILQSIKPSIKCYCPFPGIATLSFDLGLLMFPCQKRESAANGNDKADNTNVEEQVTERPSPSHINMDDGSDIHGSLTDSMEELDWIRSLEECLLRFSLSFLHLWNVDCELDNLLITDMKLKRPENLIVASGLLGDKGSLTLTFPGLSSILELWKSSSEFCAMRSLTIVSLAQRMISLSHSGSAASSALAAFYTRNFAEKYPDMKPPLLQLLVSFWQDESEHIRMAARSLFHCAASRAIPLPLQSQKATDQANMNSLIGTRENEHDKLNIEGTSANGSHSDQLLETQGISQVEESKILAWLESFEMQDWISCVGGMSQDAMTSHIIVAAALSIWYPSLVKPNLAMLVVHPLVKLVMAMNGKYSSTAAELLAEGMESTWKACLGSEIPRLVGDIFFQIECVSSPSANSAAQNPVIPVAIREILVEILLPSLALADIPGFLTFIESQVWSTASDSPVHLVSLMTLIRVIRGSPRSLAQYLDKVVNFILQTMDPSNSVMRKTCFQSSMTALKEVARAFPMVALNDTWTRLAIGDVIGELNNASIRVYDVQSVMKIKVLDAIGPPGLPTLLATASETVVTTAISALSFSPDGEGLLAFSEHGLMIRWWSLGSVWWERLSRNFVPVQCTKLIFVPPWEGLSPNSSRLSIMASITGNDRQVNSQENASSVSHADSLKLLIHNLDLSYRLKWVGERKVLLTGHGHELGTFQL